Proteins encoded within one genomic window of Candidatus Brevundimonas colombiensis:
- the frr gene encoding ribosome recycling factor: MAKPELKTYRDRMDRSVAALKEEFSGLRTGRANAGLLEPVRVEAYGAASPLTAVAAISVPEPRMISVSVWDKGMVTAVEKAIRNANLGLNPIVDGQTLRIPVPPLTEERRKDLVKLAGKYAEQQKISVRNVRRDANDDLKKAEKAGEISQDEQKKMETEVQKDTDAAIKRIDEALKTKEQEIMQV; this comes from the coding sequence ATGGCAAAACCCGAGCTGAAGACCTATCGCGACCGGATGGACCGTTCCGTCGCCGCCCTGAAGGAAGAGTTCAGCGGCCTGCGCACCGGACGCGCCAATGCCGGGCTTCTGGAGCCGGTGCGGGTCGAGGCCTATGGCGCGGCCTCGCCGCTGACCGCCGTCGCCGCCATCAGCGTGCCCGAACCGCGCATGATCAGCGTCAGCGTCTGGGACAAGGGCATGGTCACGGCGGTCGAAAAGGCCATCCGCAACGCCAACCTTGGGCTGAACCCCATCGTCGACGGTCAGACCCTGCGCATTCCCGTGCCGCCGCTGACCGAGGAACGCCGTAAGGATCTGGTCAAGCTGGCCGGGAAATACGCCGAACAGCAGAAGATTTCGGTCCGCAACGTCCGTCGCGACGCCAATGATGATCTGAAGAAGGCCGAAAAGGCTGGAGAGATCAGCCAGGACGAGCAGAAGAAGATGGAAACCGAGGTCCAGAAGGACACGGACGCGGCCATCAAGCGCATCGACGAGGCCTTGAAGACCAAGGAACAAGAGATCATGCAGGTCTGA
- the pyrH gene encoding UMP kinase: MPDAPTTFRYKRVLLKVSGEVLMGDQSFGVDMKTVDTVAKAVADVAAEGIEICLVIGGGNIFRGLSKAAAGMERAQADYMGMLATIMNALAMQSALEKIGVSTRVQSAIPMAAIAEPYIRRRALRHLEKGRVVIFAAGVGAPFFTTDSGAALRAAEMGCDALLKGTSVDGVYTADPKKDPTATRYETLTYQDVLAKDLRVMDASAIAMMRDTGIPIVVFSIREDNSLRRTLTGEGTFTVIQDVA; encoded by the coding sequence ATGCCCGACGCCCCCACAACCTTCCGCTACAAACGCGTCCTGCTGAAGGTCTCCGGCGAGGTGCTGATGGGGGATCAGTCGTTCGGCGTGGACATGAAGACGGTCGACACGGTCGCCAAGGCCGTCGCCGACGTGGCCGCCGAAGGGATCGAAATCTGCCTGGTCATCGGCGGCGGCAACATCTTCCGTGGTCTGTCCAAGGCGGCGGCGGGCATGGAGCGTGCCCAGGCCGACTATATGGGCATGCTGGCCACCATCATGAACGCCCTGGCCATGCAGTCGGCCCTGGAGAAGATCGGGGTCTCGACCCGCGTGCAGAGCGCCATTCCGATGGCCGCCATCGCCGAACCCTACATCCGCCGCCGCGCCCTGCGTCATCTGGAAAAGGGGCGGGTGGTGATCTTCGCCGCCGGCGTCGGCGCGCCCTTCTTCACGACGGACTCGGGCGCCGCCCTGCGCGCCGCCGAAATGGGGTGCGACGCCCTGCTGAAGGGCACCAGCGTCGACGGCGTCTATACCGCCGACCCCAAGAAAGACCCGACCGCGACCCGCTACGAGACCCTGACCTATCAGGACGTGCTGGCCAAGGATCTGCGGGTCATGGACGCCTCGGCCATCGCCATGATGCGCGACACGGGCATCCCCATCGTGGTCTTCTCGATCCGGGAAGACAATTCGCTGCGCCGGACCCTGACCGGCGAAGGCACGTTCACGGTCATTCAGGACGTCGCATAG
- the tsf gene encoding translation elongation factor Ts has protein sequence MAEITAALVKELRERSGVGMMDCKKALQENDGNIDAAIDWLRAKGLSKAAKKADRVAAEGLVAVASKEDGKGEVAAAIEFNAETDFVARNDLFQNAAKSFAQLGLEHHTVEALHGAELESGKTVQDEVTNMIATIGENMQLRRAARLSVSEGVVSTYVHNAVSPGVGRIGVLVALEGEGDKTALRELGRKIAMHVAATAPLSLNTDDLDPAAIEKERAVLTEKAKEEGRPENMIAKIVEGQINKFQKDVVLSKQPFVMDPDVTIEQLVANSAKELGSSNLHLAGFVRLALGEGVEKVEGPDFASEVASMMGGA, from the coding sequence ATGGCCGAGATCACTGCCGCCCTCGTGAAGGAGCTTCGCGAGCGTTCGGGCGTCGGCATGATGGACTGCAAGAAGGCCTTGCAGGAAAACGACGGCAACATCGACGCCGCCATCGACTGGCTGCGCGCCAAGGGCCTGTCCAAGGCCGCCAAGAAGGCTGACCGCGTCGCCGCCGAAGGCCTGGTCGCCGTGGCGTCCAAGGAAGACGGCAAGGGCGAAGTCGCCGCCGCCATCGAGTTCAACGCGGAAACCGACTTCGTCGCCCGTAACGACCTGTTCCAGAACGCCGCCAAGTCGTTCGCCCAACTGGGCCTGGAACACCATACGGTCGAGGCGCTGCACGGCGCCGAGCTGGAATCCGGCAAGACGGTCCAGGATGAAGTGACCAACATGATCGCCACCATCGGCGAGAACATGCAGCTGCGCCGCGCCGCCCGCCTGTCGGTGTCGGAAGGCGTCGTCTCGACCTACGTCCACAATGCGGTCTCGCCGGGCGTGGGCCGCATCGGCGTGCTGGTGGCTCTGGAAGGCGAGGGCGACAAGACCGCACTGCGCGAACTGGGCCGCAAGATCGCCATGCACGTCGCCGCCACCGCGCCGCTGTCGCTGAACACCGACGACCTGGACCCCGCCGCCATCGAAAAGGAACGCGCCGTTCTGACCGAAAAGGCCAAGGAAGAAGGCCGCCCGGAAAACATGATCGCCAAGATCGTGGAAGGTCAGATCAACAAGTTCCAGAAGGACGTGGTGCTGTCCAAGCAGCCGTTCGTCATGGACCCGGACGTGACCATCGAACAGCTGGTCGCCAACTCGGCCAAGGAACTGGGCTCCTCCAACCTGCACCTGGCCGGCTTCGTCCGCCTGGCGCTGGGTGAAGGCGTCGAGAAGGTGGAAGGCCCCGACTTCGCGTCGGAAGTCGCCTCCATGATGGGCGGCGCCTAA
- the rpsB gene encoding 30S ribosomal protein S2 — MALPEFSMRTLLEAGAHFGHQTHRWNPKMDRYIFGSRSNIHIIDLSQTMPLFHQALVAVRDVAAKGGRVLFVGTKRQASEPVAEAAKRCAQYYMNNRWLGGTLTNWRTVSGSIARLRELEGILENGGEGRVKKELLTLQREKDKLELSLGGIKDMGSIPDIMFVIDTNKEAIAIQEARKLNIPIIAILDTNSDPDGITYPVPGNDDAARAIQTYCDLVADAVLDGLAAGASASGIDLGASEAPVEPMLREASAPVAADAAPAGTEGAAAELEAAAQPAVADEAAQAATSEANDAVETEKAAG, encoded by the coding sequence ATGGCTCTGCCTGAATTCTCGATGCGCACCCTGCTGGAAGCGGGCGCCCACTTCGGCCACCAGACGCACCGCTGGAACCCGAAGATGGACCGCTACATCTTCGGTTCGCGCTCGAACATCCACATCATCGACCTGTCGCAGACGATGCCGCTGTTCCACCAGGCTCTGGTGGCCGTGCGCGACGTCGCCGCCAAGGGCGGTCGCGTCCTGTTCGTCGGCACCAAGCGCCAGGCCTCGGAGCCGGTCGCCGAAGCGGCCAAGCGCTGCGCCCAGTACTATATGAACAACCGTTGGCTCGGCGGCACGCTGACCAACTGGCGCACCGTCTCGGGCTCGATCGCCCGTCTGCGCGAACTGGAAGGCATCCTCGAGAACGGCGGCGAAGGCCGCGTCAAGAAGGAGCTGCTGACGCTGCAACGCGAGAAGGACAAGCTGGAACTGTCGCTGGGCGGCATCAAGGACATGGGTTCGATCCCGGACATCATGTTCGTGATCGACACCAACAAGGAAGCGATCGCGATCCAGGAAGCCCGCAAGCTGAACATCCCGATCATCGCCATCCTGGACACCAACTCGGACCCGGACGGCATCACCTATCCGGTCCCCGGGAACGACGACGCCGCCCGCGCCATCCAGACCTACTGCGACCTGGTCGCCGACGCCGTTCTGGACGGTCTGGCTGCGGGCGCTTCGGCCTCGGGCATCGATCTGGGCGCTTCGGAAGCCCCGGTCGAGCCGATGCTGCGCGAAGCCTCGGCTCCGGTCGCCGCTGACGCCGCTCCGGCCGGCACGGAAGGCGCCGCCGCCGAACTGGAAGCCGCTGCTCAACCGGCCGTCGCCGATGAAGCCGCTCAGGCCGCCACGTCGGAAGCCAACGACGCGGTTGAAACCGAGAAGGCTGCGGGCTGA
- a CDS encoding DUF4142 domain-containing protein — MKYLAIASVASLALLAACNQGGDSAAKNASEAVNATQDATSGVVGQTSAMTMGANTVDGFVTGLGTGNMYELESARIAAAKSTNADVKALAAMITKDHTAAGEKLGAAVATAGPNVTVPTALDERRKGLIDNLNAATPGDFDKVYLNQQVAAHNETLTLLNGFAGNTDAPALSTLARELVAPVTAHRDRAQALLDAMK, encoded by the coding sequence ATGAAATATCTCGCCATCGCCAGCGTCGCCTCGCTGGCTCTGCTCGCTGCCTGTAACCAGGGCGGCGACAGCGCGGCCAAGAACGCCAGCGAAGCCGTCAACGCCACCCAGGACGCGACCTCGGGTGTCGTCGGCCAGACCTCGGCCATGACCATGGGCGCCAATACCGTCGACGGTTTCGTCACGGGTCTTGGCACAGGCAATATGTACGAGCTGGAATCCGCCAGGATCGCCGCCGCCAAATCGACCAACGCCGACGTGAAGGCGCTGGCCGCCATGATCACCAAGGATCACACCGCCGCGGGTGAGAAGCTGGGCGCGGCCGTCGCGACCGCTGGTCCGAACGTGACCGTGCCGACCGCGCTGGATGAACGCCGCAAGGGGCTGATCGACAATCTGAACGCCGCGACGCCGGGCGATTTCGACAAGGTCTATCTGAACCAGCAGGTGGCCGCCCATAACGAGACCCTGACCCTGCTGAACGGCTTCGCTGGCAATACCGATGCGCCGGCCCTGTCGACCCTGGCCCGCGAACTGGTCGCCCCCGTGACCGCGCACCGCGACCGCGCCCAGGCGCTGCTGGACGCGATGAAGTAG
- a CDS encoding DUF3224 domain-containing protein — protein MSHAAGTFQVSITPAPPASEAAPDLPGRMILAKTFHGGIEGIGAGEMLAVREGQSGAYVAMERVTGVVNGRNGSFALVHRGVMTAEGQELLITIVPGSGTGDLAGIGGVFHLTIDKGEHRYDLEYSLPDLAS, from the coding sequence ATGTCGCACGCCGCCGGAACCTTCCAGGTCTCCATAACGCCCGCGCCTCCGGCCTCGGAAGCCGCTCCCGACCTGCCGGGCCGCATGATCCTGGCCAAGACCTTTCACGGCGGGATCGAGGGGATCGGCGCGGGGGAGATGCTGGCCGTTCGCGAAGGTCAGTCCGGCGCCTATGTCGCCATGGAGCGGGTGACGGGCGTGGTGAACGGTCGCAACGGCAGTTTCGCGCTTGTCCATCGCGGCGTCATGACTGCGGAGGGACAGGAGTTGCTGATCACCATCGTTCCCGGTTCAGGCACCGGCGATCTGGCGGGCATAGGCGGCGTCTTCCACCTGACGATCGACAAGGGCGAACACCGCTACGATCTGGAATACAGCCTTCCCGACCTTGCCTCATGA
- the dnaE gene encoding DNA polymerase III subunit alpha, whose product MTSQGFVHLRVRSAYSLLEGAIKASKVGKLAADAGMPAVAVADRANLFGALEFSQTAKDAGVQPIVACALPVVGIGGQINTRWAKTPTVVLLAQDAKGWLNLCALSSSAYLDAGEMAEPGVAWEQVVARSEGLILLSGGPDGPVDPLFAQGKTAEGVKTLAEMKGAFGDRFYVELQRHGLDDERRAEPGLVEWAYANDVPLVATNDVYYAKAAQAKSHDALLCIADGAFTGQEDRRRITGEHWFKSAEAMRDLFADLPEACDNTIDIARRCAFLVQTHAPILPRFDTGAGRSEADELAHQAREGLKVRLTQVDPAVPEADYWTRLEWEVGIIQQMGFPGYFLIVSDFIKWAKEHGIPVGPGRGSGAGSLVAWSLTITDLDPLRFGLLFERFLNPERVSMPDFDIDFCQERREEVIDYVQAHYGKDRVAQIITFGTLQARAVLRDVGRVLQMPLGQVDRLCKMVPNNPANPVTLAQAIELEPRLKEARDAEPAVKTLLETALELEGLYRNASTHAAGIVIGDRPLTELVPLYQDPRSTIPASQFNMKWVEPAGLVKFDFLGLKTLTVLDRARGYLERRGAAPEWNQLPLDDARTYELMASGQTVGVFQLESQGMRDTLRKMRCGSIEEITALISLYRPGPMEMIDTYIDRKFGRAEVDYLHPSLKEVLTETYGVIIYQEQVMKIAQILAGYSLGEADLLRRAMGKKKKEEMDFQRARFVKGALEKTVPESQSGSIFDLVAKFAGYGFNKSHAAAYALISFQTGWLKANQPVEFFAASMSLDLSNTDKLAVFYQDARRFEVPVLSPDINRSSADFDVAWDDAKGAVLYALGAIRNVGLEAMKHVIEVRETGGRFADIFDFLERVDPRSVNKRALEGLAKAGAFDSIHPNRRQLVEQADVLMAYCQSVAAERASSQVSLFGGDQAHAARPRLKTVDPWVGPERLDHELAAVGFYLSGHPLDEMTSALKRKRVTFVAEAIPLAEGGHEAFQMAGVVRRKQERASARTGEKFAFVTFSDPTGEFECLFPPEQLRKCREVLEPGASVMVRVRAKASEGEVRFFGDDASRMDNLLDDANIGLRIHVSARTAEAEALKGRLERARSGAIGKGGEISLMIAGLEQGREVEIKLPGRYRLDGALRGALKSAPGVVMLEDA is encoded by the coding sequence ATGACCAGTCAGGGTTTCGTCCATCTGCGGGTTCGTTCAGCCTATTCGCTGCTGGAAGGCGCGATCAAGGCCAGCAAGGTCGGCAAGCTGGCCGCGGACGCCGGAATGCCCGCCGTCGCCGTGGCGGACCGCGCCAATCTGTTCGGGGCGCTGGAGTTCAGTCAGACGGCCAAGGATGCGGGCGTCCAGCCTATCGTCGCCTGCGCCCTGCCGGTTGTGGGGATCGGGGGGCAGATCAATACGCGCTGGGCCAAGACGCCGACCGTGGTGCTGCTGGCCCAGGATGCGAAGGGCTGGCTGAACCTGTGCGCGCTATCGTCCTCGGCCTATCTGGACGCGGGCGAAATGGCCGAGCCGGGCGTGGCCTGGGAGCAGGTCGTGGCGCGCTCCGAAGGCTTGATCCTGCTGTCTGGCGGTCCCGACGGCCCGGTCGATCCGCTGTTCGCCCAGGGCAAGACGGCAGAGGGCGTCAAGACTTTGGCCGAGATGAAGGGGGCGTTCGGCGACCGCTTCTATGTCGAGCTTCAGCGTCACGGCCTGGACGACGAGCGGCGGGCCGAGCCGGGGCTGGTCGAATGGGCCTATGCCAATGACGTCCCGCTGGTGGCGACCAACGACGTCTATTACGCCAAGGCGGCCCAGGCGAAGTCGCACGACGCCCTGCTGTGCATCGCCGACGGCGCCTTCACCGGCCAGGAGGATCGTCGTCGCATCACCGGCGAACACTGGTTCAAATCCGCCGAGGCGATGCGGGACCTGTTCGCCGACCTGCCCGAGGCCTGCGACAACACCATCGATATCGCCCGACGCTGCGCCTTCCTGGTGCAGACCCATGCGCCGATCCTGCCGCGTTTCGACACCGGGGCCGGGCGCTCCGAGGCCGACGAACTGGCCCACCAGGCGCGCGAGGGGCTGAAGGTCCGCCTGACCCAGGTCGACCCCGCCGTGCCGGAGGCCGACTATTGGACCCGGCTGGAATGGGAGGTCGGGATCATCCAGCAGATGGGGTTCCCGGGCTATTTCCTGATCGTTTCCGACTTCATCAAATGGGCCAAGGAACATGGCATTCCGGTCGGGCCGGGGCGGGGGTCCGGCGCCGGGTCGCTGGTCGCCTGGTCCTTGACCATCACCGATCTGGACCCGCTGCGGTTCGGCCTGCTGTTCGAGCGGTTCCTGAACCCAGAACGGGTCTCCATGCCCGACTTCGACATCGACTTCTGCCAGGAGCGGCGCGAAGAGGTCATCGACTATGTTCAGGCCCACTACGGCAAGGACCGGGTGGCCCAGATCATCACCTTCGGCACCCTGCAGGCGCGGGCGGTTCTGCGCGACGTGGGGCGGGTGCTGCAGATGCCGCTGGGCCAGGTGGACCGGCTCTGCAAGATGGTGCCGAACAATCCGGCCAATCCCGTCACCCTGGCCCAGGCCATCGAGCTGGAACCGCGCCTGAAAGAGGCCAGGGACGCCGAGCCGGCGGTCAAGACCCTGCTGGAGACGGCGCTGGAGCTGGAGGGGCTTTACCGCAACGCCTCGACCCACGCGGCGGGCATCGTCATCGGCGACCGTCCGCTGACCGAGCTGGTGCCGCTGTATCAGGACCCGCGCTCGACCATCCCGGCCAGCCAGTTCAACATGAAGTGGGTCGAACCGGCGGGTCTGGTGAAGTTCGACTTCCTGGGCCTGAAGACCCTGACCGTGCTGGACCGGGCGCGGGGCTATCTGGAGCGGCGCGGCGCGGCGCCGGAATGGAACCAGCTGCCGCTGGATGATGCGCGCACCTATGAATTGATGGCATCGGGCCAGACGGTCGGGGTGTTCCAGCTGGAATCGCAAGGGATGCGCGACACCCTGCGCAAGATGCGTTGCGGCTCCATCGAGGAGATAACCGCCCTGATCTCTCTCTATCGGCCGGGGCCGATGGAGATGATCGACACCTATATCGACCGCAAGTTCGGCCGGGCCGAGGTCGACTATCTGCACCCCAGCCTGAAGGAGGTGCTGACCGAGACCTATGGGGTCATCATCTACCAGGAACAGGTGATGAAGATCGCCCAGATCCTGGCGGGCTACAGCCTGGGCGAGGCCGACCTGCTGCGTCGCGCCATGGGCAAGAAGAAGAAGGAGGAGATGGATTTCCAGCGGGCGCGCTTCGTCAAGGGCGCCCTGGAAAAGACCGTGCCGGAAAGCCAGTCAGGCTCCATCTTCGACCTGGTGGCCAAGTTCGCGGGCTATGGGTTCAACAAGTCCCACGCCGCCGCCTACGCCCTGATCTCGTTCCAGACGGGGTGGCTGAAGGCCAATCAGCCGGTCGAGTTCTTCGCCGCGTCCATGAGCCTGGACCTGTCGAACACCGACAAGCTGGCGGTCTTCTATCAGGATGCGCGCCGGTTCGAGGTGCCCGTGCTCTCGCCCGACATCAACCGCTCGTCCGCCGACTTCGACGTGGCGTGGGACGATGCGAAGGGCGCAGTCCTCTACGCCTTGGGCGCCATCCGCAACGTGGGCCTGGAGGCGATGAAACACGTCATCGAGGTGCGCGAGACCGGCGGCCGGTTCGCCGACATCTTCGACTTTCTGGAGCGGGTCGATCCGCGCAGCGTCAACAAGCGCGCGCTGGAGGGACTGGCCAAGGCCGGGGCCTTCGACAGCATCCATCCCAACCGTCGCCAACTGGTCGAACAGGCCGATGTGCTGATGGCCTATTGCCAGAGTGTGGCGGCCGAACGCGCCTCGTCGCAGGTGTCGCTGTTCGGGGGCGACCAGGCCCATGCGGCCCGCCCGCGCCTGAAGACGGTCGATCCCTGGGTCGGGCCGGAACGGCTGGATCACGAACTGGCCGCCGTCGGTTTCTATCTGTCGGGCCACCCGCTGGACGAGATGACCTCGGCCCTGAAACGCAAACGCGTCACCTTCGTCGCCGAGGCCATTCCCCTGGCCGAAGGCGGGCACGAGGCGTTCCAGATGGCCGGGGTGGTCCGCCGCAAGCAGGAGCGCGCCAGCGCGCGCACGGGCGAGAAGTTCGCCTTCGTCACCTTCTCGGACCCGACGGGCGAGTTCGAATGCCTGTTCCCGCCCGAACAACTGCGCAAATGCCGGGAGGTGCTGGAGCCGGGCGCGTCGGTCATGGTGCGGGTCCGCGCCAAGGCGTCCGAGGGCGAGGTGCGGTTCTTCGGCGATGACGCGTCGCGCATGGACAATCTGCTGGACGACGCCAACATCGGCCTGCGCATCCACGTATCGGCCCGAACGGCTGAAGCCGAGGCGCTGAAGGGCCGGCTGGAGCGCGCCCGCTCCGGCGCCATCGGCAAGGGGGGCGAGATTTCGCTGATGATCGCCGGGCTGGAGCAGGGGCGGGAGGTCGAGATCAAACTGCCCGGCCGCTATCGCCTGGACGGCGCCTTGCGCGGCGCGCTGAAGTCCGCGCCCGGCGTCGTGATGTTGGAGGACGCCTGA
- the msrA gene encoding peptide-methionine (S)-S-oxide reductase MsrA: protein MAMRFGVSIVTAAALLTAPAVYAQARAPALQTAVFAGGCFWSEEKAFDDVPGVRSAISGFVGGHTANPTYEQVVRGGTGHMEAVQVTFDPRVVSYRALVDRYWRTIDPTDPNGQFCDQGPSYRSAVFATGEQRADAVASRDAAMRVLRKSFTTPVVGVQRFWPAGAEHQDYAKRHAASYQAYRLGCRRPERLRAIWGDAAVS from the coding sequence ATGGCGATGCGGTTCGGGGTTTCCATTGTGACGGCGGCGGCCTTGCTGACCGCGCCGGCTGTTTACGCCCAGGCGCGTGCTCCGGCGCTGCAAACCGCCGTTTTCGCAGGCGGCTGTTTCTGGTCCGAGGAGAAGGCGTTCGACGATGTGCCCGGGGTGCGGTCCGCCATTTCAGGCTTCGTCGGCGGACACACGGCCAACCCGACCTATGAGCAGGTCGTGCGCGGCGGAACCGGCCATATGGAGGCGGTCCAGGTCACGTTCGATCCGCGCGTGGTCAGCTATCGCGCCTTGGTCGATCGCTATTGGCGCACCATCGATCCGACCGATCCGAACGGCCAGTTCTGCGATCAGGGTCCGTCCTATCGGTCGGCCGTGTTCGCCACGGGCGAGCAGCGGGCCGACGCCGTCGCCTCACGCGACGCAGCCATGCGGGTGCTGAGAAAGAGCTTCACCACCCCGGTCGTCGGCGTCCAGCGCTTCTGGCCGGCGGGCGCGGAGCATCAGGATTACGCCAAGCGGCACGCCGCCAGCTATCAGGCCTATCGGCTGGGCTGTCGGCGGCCGGAACGGCTGCGCGCCATCTGGGGCGACGCCGCCGTCAGTTGA
- a CDS encoding ABC transporter ATP-binding protein, with amino-acid sequence MSKAPILSVRGLTRTYDTAQGGLTVLRGVDLDVYPGELVGLIGPSGSGKSSLLHAAGLLEKPTGGTVAIDGEQVGNLDERARTRLRLGRIGFVYQFHHLLAEFDARDNVALPMRIAGVGQDEARKRAEVTLTALGLGQRLSHQPAQLSGGEQQRVAIARALANGPRLLLADEPTGNLDPATSQSVFESLRDLAKTTGVAALIATHNMELAGHMDRVFALRDGHLEERAAESHAY; translated from the coding sequence ATGAGTAAGGCTCCCATCCTGTCGGTGCGCGGTCTGACCCGCACCTATGACACCGCCCAGGGCGGCCTGACCGTGCTGAGGGGCGTGGATCTGGACGTCTATCCGGGCGAACTGGTCGGTCTGATCGGCCCGTCGGGCTCGGGCAAGTCGTCGCTGCTACACGCCGCCGGCCTGTTGGAAAAGCCGACCGGCGGGACGGTGGCCATCGACGGCGAACAGGTCGGAAACCTGGACGAACGCGCCCGCACCCGGCTGCGTCTGGGACGGATCGGCTTCGTCTATCAATTCCACCATCTGCTGGCCGAGTTCGATGCCCGCGACAACGTGGCCCTGCCGATGCGGATCGCCGGCGTGGGCCAGGACGAGGCCCGCAAACGCGCCGAAGTCACCCTGACGGCCCTGGGTCTGGGCCAGCGACTGAGCCACCAGCCGGCGCAACTGTCGGGCGGGGAGCAGCAGCGCGTCGCCATCGCCCGCGCCCTGGCCAATGGTCCGCGTCTGCTGCTGGCCGACGAACCGACCGGCAATCTGGACCCGGCCACCAGCCAGTCGGTGTTCGAATCCCTGCGCGATCTGGCCAAGACCACGGGCGTCGCCGCCCTGATCGCCACGCACAACATGGAGTTGGCCGGCCATATGGACCGGGTCTTCGCCCTGCGCGATGGGCATCTGGAAGAACGCGCGGCCGAAAGCCACGCCTATTGA
- a CDS encoding lipoprotein-releasing ABC transporter permease subunit: MPSRPSGAFSSWEIGLALRYLRAKRKEGGVATIAVISFIGIMLAVAVLISVMSIMSGFRSELLGRMLAFNGHMYVQGPVLTSPDRDAVLKKIEAIPGVHSVNPLNEAQSLIRVGSYTTGVMVKGIRPQDLAKTQYVFDSLSPQERDSFGKGAYGGDRVLIGAALANALGIRVGDAITVYSPTGADSAFGNLGGLEKTYFVGGLFRSGAADYDRAFMFMPLEQQQLFFGKEGVWDAIEIKVDDPDQVGALTPAIRAAAGPGSIVSDWRERLAAFYGALKVERVAMSIILGLVVAIAAMNIISGIVMLVKNKGRDIAILRTIGASPSAILRVFFMAGAMIGVAGTLAGLLLGLLFCWNIGAIQHFLEWVLQTKLFDSDVYMLDAIPALVDPVDVTWVAFWSLLMSCIASLPPSWNASRIDPVEALRYE; the protein is encoded by the coding sequence CTGCCGTCCCGCCCGTCCGGCGCCTTCTCCTCGTGGGAGATCGGCCTGGCCCTTCGCTACCTGCGCGCCAAGCGCAAGGAGGGCGGGGTGGCGACCATCGCCGTCATCAGCTTCATCGGCATCATGCTGGCCGTCGCCGTGCTGATCAGCGTGATGAGCATCATGTCCGGTTTCCGCAGCGAACTGCTGGGCCGGATGCTGGCCTTCAACGGCCATATGTATGTGCAGGGGCCGGTGCTGACCTCGCCGGATCGCGATGCGGTCCTCAAGAAGATCGAGGCGATCCCGGGCGTCCATAGCGTCAATCCGCTGAACGAGGCGCAAAGCCTGATCCGCGTCGGCAGCTATACGACCGGCGTGATGGTCAAGGGCATCCGTCCCCAGGACCTGGCCAAGACCCAGTATGTGTTCGACAGCCTGTCGCCGCAGGAGCGCGACAGCTTCGGCAAGGGCGCCTATGGCGGCGACCGGGTGCTGATCGGCGCGGCCTTGGCGAATGCGCTGGGCATCAGGGTCGGCGACGCGATCACCGTCTATTCGCCGACCGGCGCCGACAGCGCCTTCGGCAATCTGGGCGGTCTGGAGAAGACCTATTTCGTCGGCGGCCTGTTCCGATCCGGCGCCGCCGATTACGACCGCGCCTTCATGTTCATGCCGCTGGAGCAGCAGCAGCTGTTCTTCGGCAAGGAGGGCGTCTGGGACGCCATCGAGATCAAGGTGGACGATCCCGATCAGGTCGGCGCCCTGACCCCCGCGATCCGCGCCGCCGCCGGTCCCGGCTCGATCGTCAGCGACTGGCGCGAACGGCTCGCCGCCTTCTATGGCGCGCTGAAGGTCGAGCGGGTGGCCATGAGCATCATCCTGGGCCTGGTTGTGGCCATCGCCGCCATGAACATCATCTCGGGCATCGTCATGCTGGTGAAGAACAAGGGCCGCGACATCGCCATCCTGCGCACCATCGGCGCCAGCCCCTCGGCGATCCTTCGCGTCTTCTTCATGGCCGGCGCCATGATCGGCGTGGCGGGCACCTTGGCGGGTCTGCTGCTGGGCCTGTTGTTCTGCTGGAACATCGGCGCGATCCAGCATTTCCTGGAATGGGTGCTGCAGACCAAGCTGTTCGATTCCGACGTCTATATGCTGGACGCCATCCCGGCCTTGGTCGATCCGGTCGACGTGACCTGGGTCGCCTTCTGGTCGTTGCTGATGAGCTGCATCGCCAGCCTGCCGCCGTCGTGGAATGCGTCGCGCATCGATCCCGTGGAGGCGCTCCGCTATGAGTAA